GACCACGTATTATGGGGAATCGGTTGGGCACACTGTCCAGCGAAATTTAATTTGTGGTCCCTTAATGTCAAGATAACATCTCCACAGGGACCTACAATGATGTCAGACCATGCGGGGGCAGCAGATGTTTTAATAAAAGCAACAATAGACACTTCATCTTCATAGTCAGAAAAGTCGCCGACAGCAACATGCGCACCCCCTTCAAACTTTAACGCACCTTCAAACTTGCCATCGACCCATTGGGCATCAACAATTTCTCCATCATTGCCATTTTCGGAAGAATCTTTCGCCGTCCCCCCTTTCCCCTCATCAAAGAACCATATTCCCAAAACTGCCTCCGGATCGAGCTTGGCAGAACTTAAATCCGGAGTCATGAAACTGATACAGATTAGCGTTCCGTATACCAATATCGCTTTTACTGATTGGATAACTCGCATCTTTTATCTCCATTTGTGAATGTAGGGGTTAATCGAGCGTAATTCCATCACGGACTACACTGTCTTTTGGTACAGACTCTTGAATTCAATTAGGTTCAATCACGAGATACCTCACACTTTTCGCTTCCATCTCAATCGAAATTTCAACGTTGTAATTCCGGTCAATTTTGTACCCTTTGGGTTCTCCTTCTTCTTGACGAATCTTGGCAATCTCAGACAACCCAGTATAATAGAGCGGCAATTTCAAAGTAGTTTGTTGCACCGTCCGCGTCGGATTATAGAGCATTGCGAGTCCACAAGGGCTGATTTGCGCGTTGACGTGAAGCATACAATCAATAGAGCGACCATCTGGGCGCCGCACGTGAATCAGGTCAGACTCCAGTATTGGACGATATTTTTTGAAGAAGTCAACCCATTTCTTAACGACGGTTTTCGTCTCTTCAGTATCAAAGAGCCGGGGACCGCGATAGGTCG
This region of Candidatus Poribacteria bacterium genomic DNA includes:
- a CDS encoding LamG domain-containing protein; the protein is MRVIQSVKAILVYGTLICISFMTPDLSSAKLDPEAVLGIWFFDEGKGGTAKDSSENGNDGEIVDAQWVDGKFEGALKFEGGAHVAVGDFSDYEDEVSIVAFIKTSAAPAWSDIIVGPCGDVILTLRDHKLNFAGQCAQPIPHNTWSKSLLNDDKWHQIAGTYDGKEVKVYVDGELEASNAAAGPFKTGPKYIGSRDDKQEAFTGLIDEIAFFNVALSDDDVKAIADSGLSIALGFAAVSPQAKLATAWAELKTEW